GTCCAAAAATCCAGCAACACAATTTTACCGCGCAAGGCTTTAAGCGATAGCGGGCGTTCGGTGTTCAGCCATTCAAGTTCCGTCGGAAAATCCGGCGCATTAACTCGCGCTTCATATTCAGGCACTTTGCTTTGCTCCTTTTGTTGGCTCGCAATCAGGTTTGCCAATCCATTCACATTGGCAAAACACCAGAGCGCGATGATGAACGATAACCGTCGCATAAAAATTTCGACCTTGATTGAATGATGATGAACGAAAGACGGCAAAGGCAAGTGAAAAAGGCGGGAAACGCTCTTCAACAAAAGAGACAGGATAGACTGCGGGTTTATCGCTTTCCCCCCAAAACGCCGCGGTCTATCCTGTGTGAGATTATTCGACAATGACCAGACCGGCGGGGGTGCCGCCATTTACGGCAACTGCGCCGATGTCTTCCAGACCGGCGTTTGCGGTGCTCGCGGTGAGCCGCAAAGCGTGAATGGTGCCGCCGTTGCCGACATTCAATTCATACAAAAACCGGTTGTCTTTATCGAGCGCGATTTCAAATGGCAACCGTCCGAACGCCAGGGTGTTATGGGAACTGAGCAGATTCAATTCGCCATTGGCTGCCAGTGAAAAAAGTGAAAGCGTGCCGCTTCCGGTGTTGGAAATCCAGTAAAACGTGCCGGTGTTGTTGGCGACTATCCAACAGGCAGCGCGTTCAGGTGCATTGGAAATGGCGCTGATGCGACGAATGTCGCCGCCGGTTGAAACCGTGTAAGAAACCGCGCCCGGAAGTCTGGCATCGCCAACAATGAGTTGCGAATCGTTTGCCGGATTAAAGACGCCGGCAAAGGGACCGGTTTGCTCGTTGAGTTGTCTGAGCAATCGCAAGCGCCCGGTGGGTTTGACGCGAAAACAATCAACCCCGCGACCGCCCAGACGTAAACCGATAAGCATATTGCCTGCCGGATTGAACAAAATCTGTGTCGGGTTATCACCAATCGCCAACTCAAACGGACGTTTGACATTGGTAAGCGAGCCATCGACGTTCAAACGAAAACCCGCATAATTTGGCGGCGTGGTTGCATCGCCTTTATTAGCTACATAAAGCCTATCACGATTGATGGCGAGACTCCCTGGGGCAATGCCTCTTGAAGGCACAGGTTGTCCGACAAGGCTCAGTGACCCATCCGGTTGAATAGCCATTACCGAGATGTCATTGCTTGCGGGATTGATGGCAATTAGAAAAGCGCCGCTCGGGTCGACAATCAAGGGGCTTTGTGAATCAAGGATACTGCCGGTGCCGCGTCCACCGGTTGGATAGGTTCCGAAAAACGTCAATTCACCGGTTTGCGTATTGCGCTCAAAAGCCACAATCGCATTATCGCCGTTCGGATTGGTCATGGTGTAAACCAAACTCTTTCCCGAAGCGGCGCTTTCATCTCGATTGGGAATTGGCGAAGCAAAACTCGCAGAGGAAATAAAAAATAATTGCAGACCAAGAACGGTTACAACACCGATAACTCTGAGGTAAAAACGCTGAATGATTGAACTGCTCATTGCTGGCATACATCCTTAAAAAAAACTGTGTTGAATGCGACAGAAGATCCTATTCGGTCGCATTTTGATTTTTCCGGCAATCGCTTAAAACTTTTCGCTTAAGAGGGTATTGCGCTTAAAAAATCCTGAATCACAGGCGCAAGGCTTGATGCCATTTCGAGATTTTTTCGGGCTTCTAAATTGGAAACCACAAACGCGAGATAATCACCGCTTGCGAAACCTGTGACCTCACACTCCTTTAATCGCGCCTGATGCAAATCTATTCCCGAAATTTGCGCAACGATTGCCTGTTGATTTGCCGAAAATACTTCGTCGCCTTTTTGGGTGAGCGCCAGCGAAACCACCTCATCCTGATTTTTTAAAATCAAATGCACGAACGAGCGATTATTGAATTTACAACGATGCCCGACAAGGATTTGGTAATCGGCAGGAATTTTGGTTTTGACCAAGGCAACGAGACCCGCGAATTCGCCCAGTCTCGTATCCATCTCGGCTTCAGAAAAATATCGGTTAGCGAAATCCTTATCAATGGCACAATGGATATGGTTATTCAATCCAACCTGTAAAACCGCCGCATCCTGCAAACGCGCTGCGGCGAGGGTTTGAGATTTTTTATAAGCTTGAATGGTTTGCAAAACGCCAACGCTCAGCACTCCCAAAAGCACAGTTGCGGCAACCGCTAAAACCCATCTTGGAAATTTTAAAGGCGTGGACGAATCCGGTGATTGTTTTTGCAACTCACGGTGAATTCGTTGTTGCAACGCGACCGGGACTTCATCTTTTTGGACTGCCCGACGCAAAGCCTGTTTAATCCGCTCACGGGTTTTGAATTCCTGGTTGCAATCCGTACAGGTTTTCAGGTGATGAGCGATTTCCTGAGTTTGTGATTCAGACAATTCTCCGCTCAAAAAAGCATCCAGATTATTTTTTATTTTCAGACATTCATTTTGCGCAAAATTTATGATTTCCATCTTGGTTCCCTGATTTCAATAACTTGGTCTTTGCGAATGGATGATACATTGACCCGAAGATACGAATCGCCTACTTCCGGGAATGGCAAAGCAACAGCGGTTCTCAATGCCACGGGCTGATACATCACGCACCTATTGAATACCAAAACAAATTAAAAATATTCCCCGGTGTGAAAATTTTTTGGATTAAAAAACGACGAAATTAATTTCCCTCGACAGGTTATTTTTTAGTTCACTTTGAGAAACTTTTCAGTCATATTGACACCAGAAGACACACCAAATTTTACATAGTTCCATTTGAAACCAAGTAATTTTTTCACCTTGCTTCCCTTAATCGGTTAGGAAATCGCGCTTGTAATGTATTTATTTACGCGGTTTTTTCTCTTTTTGAATGTGGCACGAGGTTTGCCCCTTTGAGATTGGCGTCTTATGCCCCCCGCATTAGGTTTTAAGCCATTGAAAGGAAATAACAATGAAAAATAGGAGCTTAAAACTTCTGTATTTGCTGTCTCTTTGCCTCACGCTGTACCTGTCTCAAATCACATCTGCCACAACTGCAATTGAACCCAGCGATTTGGAAATGGTAGTCAGTGCTCGCGCCATCGTTATCGGTGAAGTATCAGACATTTCAACAGGAGTACAAAACGATAGAGTTTATTCATACATTCGCCTGAAGGTTGAAGAGGTCATCAAAGGCAAAAATATTTCCAGCGAAGTCGTTTTAAAACAACCGGGCGGTGAATATGGCGATCTGGGAACCTTAATTTTTGGTATGCCGAAATTTGAAGTCGGCAAAAAAGTTCTGGTTTATCTCGATAGCTGGGCTGACGGCGCTTTGCGCGTTCACCAGATGTTTCTCGGCAAATTCGATATTACAAAGGACGCCTCTACCAATCAATTTTTCGTCACCAGAGATCAGGGCGAAAATGTGCAATTATTCACCCGCGCCAATACTGCCAGTACACGACGCGCCGAACTTAATACTTTCAAATCGCGTCTCTGGAATTTATATGAAAGCAATTTTTCGCGAGCCGAGAAATTCGAGGAGGAAACTTACGGCGATCTGCCGATGCTTGCCGAACCACTGGAATTTGCCAGCCTCAGACAACGCGGACAAATTTCTCCGATGTGGGTGACGCTAAATCCGCCGCAACCGCCGCGCTGGTTTGAACCGGATAGCGGACAAAGTATCGCTTACTATGTCAATCGGGATGGCGCACCTTCGCCGATTGTGGTTGATGATGTTGATGCAGCGCTTCGCGCCTGGACGGAGGGCACGACTTTACGCTTTCACCTGGGTGGTGAAACCAGCGCTTGCCAGGCAGGCGTCAACGGCTCCATCACGGTCGTCTTTAATAACTGTGACGGCTCATTTTCGAGAAGCGATGGGTGTTCAGGAATTTTAGGCGTCGGTGGTATCAGCAAATACCTGCCATCGCAATCCAAGAGCGTCAACGGGATGACATTTTACAAATCGCTTGAAGGCATGGTGTCGCTCAACCCTTATGGGTTGTGCAATGTGATGAACCGTTGTGACCTGCAAGAAACGCTGACGCACGAACTCGGTCACGCGCTGGGACTTGGTCATACGACCGATGAAATAGCGACGATGTGGCCGATTACGCATTTCGATAATCGTTGCAACAGTTTGTTAGGTGATGATATTCAAGGCATACGGTTTATGTACGGATCGACGGGGGGGGCGCTCAACATCACGACCGGCACCGACCTGTTACCGGCAACCGTCAATTTCCCTTATGCGACCAAACTCGATGCTACCGGCGGCAGCGGCACCCAAACCTGGCAGTTGACCGGCGGTCGTTTACCTTCGGGGTTGCAACTCAGTTCAAACGGCACGTTGTATGGGCTGACCTTTGAAGTGGGAACCTATAATTTCTCGGTTCAGGTGCGCGATACTTCCGGCAGGAGCGCACAAGCTTCGTTCAATCTGTCCGTACAAGCCGCAACCCCGGTTCCGGAAATTAGTGAAGTGATTTATAAGAAGAAAAAGGTGATTGTCACCGGTCAGAATTTTGCGCCATCAGGGGCGCTCTACATCAATGACCGGCAGCGCTTTGCAACCTTTACCAGCGATAAAATTCAAACCGACAAGGGCAAACTCAAAGTTGGAACTTATACGGTTTATGTCGTGAATCCCGATAACAAGGTTTCAAATCGCTTTACTCTGGTCATTCAATAATTGCTCGATTTGAAGAAGGAATAGCTGGAGTTTTAATTTCTTGAGCGCGTCAATTATTGACGCGCTCTTTTTAACCGTGACGCCGCGCGTGTTTGCGGATGAATTCGATAATTTCTTCCATACGCGCGCCCGGCGTGAAAATTTCGGCAACGCCCTGCTCTTTGAGTTTCGGAATGTCGTC
This DNA window, taken from Acidobacteriota bacterium, encodes the following:
- a CDS encoding matrixin family metalloprotease, which translates into the protein MVVSARAIVIGEVSDISTGVQNDRVYSYIRLKVEEVIKGKNISSEVVLKQPGGEYGDLGTLIFGMPKFEVGKKVLVYLDSWADGALRVHQMFLGKFDITKDASTNQFFVTRDQGENVQLFTRANTASTRRAELNTFKSRLWNLYESNFSRAEKFEEETYGDLPMLAEPLEFASLRQRGQISPMWVTLNPPQPPRWFEPDSGQSIAYYVNRDGAPSPIVVDDVDAALRAWTEGTTLRFHLGGETSACQAGVNGSITVVFNNCDGSFSRSDGCSGILGVGGISKYLPSQSKSVNGMTFYKSLEGMVSLNPYGLCNVMNRCDLQETLTHELGHALGLGHTTDEIATMWPITHFDNRCNSLLGDDIQGIRFMYGSTGGALNITTGTDLLPATVNFPYATKLDATGGSGTQTWQLTGGRLPSGLQLSSNGTLYGLTFEVGTYNFSVQVRDTSGRSAQASFNLSVQAATPVPEISEVIYKKKKVIVTGQNFAPSGALYINDRQRFATFTSDKIQTDKGKLKVGTYTVYVVNPDNKVSNRFTLVIQ
- a CDS encoding beta-propeller fold lactonase family protein, producing the protein MSSSIIQRFYLRVIGVVTVLGLQLFFISSASFASPIPNRDESAASGKSLVYTMTNPNGDNAIVAFERNTQTGELTFFGTYPTGGRGTGSILDSQSPLIVDPSGAFLIAINPASNDISVMAIQPDGSLSLVGQPVPSRGIAPGSLAINRDRLYVANKGDATTPPNYAGFRLNVDGSLTNVKRPFELAIGDNPTQILFNPAGNMLIGLRLGGRGVDCFRVKPTGRLRLLRQLNEQTGPFAGVFNPANDSQLIVGDARLPGAVSYTVSTGGDIRRISAISNAPERAACWIVANNTGTFYWISNTGSGTLSLFSLAANGELNLLSSHNTLAFGRLPFEIALDKDNRFLYELNVGNGGTIHALRLTASTANAGLEDIGAVAVNGGTPAGLVIVE
- a CDS encoding zf-HC2 domain-containing protein encodes the protein MEIINFAQNECLKIKNNLDAFLSGELSESQTQEIAHHLKTCTDCNQEFKTRERIKQALRRAVQKDEVPVALQQRIHRELQKQSPDSSTPLKFPRWVLAVAATVLLGVLSVGVLQTIQAYKKSQTLAAARLQDAAVLQVGLNNHIHCAIDKDFANRYFSEAEMDTRLGEFAGLVALVKTKIPADYQILVGHRCKFNNRSFVHLILKNQDEVVSLALTQKGDEVFSANQQAIVAQISGIDLHQARLKECEVTGFASGDYLAFVVSNLEARKNLEMASSLAPVIQDFLSAIPS